A single genomic interval of Luteolibacter sp. Y139 harbors:
- the xth gene encoding exodeoxyribonuclease III, whose amino-acid sequence MKIATYNVNGVNGRLPVLLRWLAKSRPDVVCLQELKAPQDRFPIGAINDAGYGVIWHGQKSWNGVAILTKGSTPVETNRGLPGDPEDLHSRYIEAAIDGITLGCLYLPNGNPAPGPKFDYKLRWFDRLHKHARKLMKADTPVILAGDFNVIPTEMDVYKPASWVDDALFRPETRAAFEKLVKQGWTDALRTLFPNDRIYTFWDYFRNSFARNAGLRIDHFLLSPHLVAGLADGGVDREVRGWERTSDHAPIWIEVGLPSLGKPPKASKKRARDLRHD is encoded by the coding sequence ATGAAGATAGCCACCTACAATGTCAACGGAGTGAACGGCCGTCTGCCCGTGCTGCTACGATGGCTCGCGAAAAGCCGCCCGGATGTCGTGTGCTTGCAAGAGCTGAAAGCCCCCCAAGATCGGTTTCCCATTGGAGCTATTAACGACGCGGGCTACGGGGTCATCTGGCATGGTCAGAAAAGCTGGAATGGGGTGGCCATTCTCACCAAGGGAAGCACACCGGTAGAGACAAACCGGGGACTGCCTGGTGATCCGGAAGACCTGCACAGCAGGTATATTGAGGCCGCCATCGATGGAATCACCCTCGGCTGCCTCTATCTGCCCAACGGCAACCCTGCACCCGGCCCCAAGTTCGATTACAAGCTCCGGTGGTTTGACCGTCTTCACAAGCACGCACGGAAATTGATGAAGGCGGATACTCCCGTCATTCTGGCCGGCGATTTCAACGTCATTCCCACCGAGATGGATGTCTACAAACCTGCGTCGTGGGTCGATGACGCCCTCTTCCGCCCAGAGACCCGGGCCGCATTTGAGAAACTCGTCAAACAAGGATGGACCGATGCTCTGCGTACGCTTTTTCCTAACGACAGGATCTACACTTTCTGGGACTACTTCCGGAATTCCTTCGCTCGCAATGCCGGACTCCGCATTGATCATTTCCTCCTAAGCCCCCATTTGGTCGCGGGGCTCGCAGACGGCGGTGTGGATAGGGAAGTCCGGGGATGGGAGAGAACCAGCGACCACGCTCCCATCTGGATAGAGGTGGGTTTGCCATCTCTTGGCAAGCCTCCGAAGGCATCAAAAAAGCGTGCGCGTGACCTCCGACACGATTAG
- the surE gene encoding 5'/3'-nucleotidase SurE, with protein MRILVVNDDGIYSPGLLALAHAARLHGEVRIVAPDVEQSAMGHAMTYTRPLRYRPAGLPGFESYKVNGTPADCVALGCHQGDHVDLVLSGVNLGANLGNSMWHSGTLAAAKQAVLLGVRAAAFSVRGGYEPSDFERLAPYLDQVVELILDGDAEGLLNVNFPTSEPRGIKWTRQSVRHYDGTVTPAQDPYGQRIYWCSVSPLEPAEEGTDRHAVDAGYTSITPLRLDLTDEKELHRLQSLNRGPR; from the coding sequence ATGCGAATCCTCGTGGTCAATGATGACGGAATCTATAGTCCCGGCCTACTAGCCCTGGCGCATGCTGCGCGCCTCCATGGAGAAGTTCGAATTGTCGCCCCTGATGTCGAGCAGTCGGCGATGGGTCACGCAATGACCTATACGCGTCCGCTCCGCTATCGCCCCGCCGGTCTACCGGGCTTCGAATCTTACAAGGTCAACGGCACGCCTGCCGATTGTGTGGCGCTCGGCTGCCACCAGGGGGACCACGTCGACCTCGTGCTTTCCGGAGTAAACCTGGGAGCCAATCTCGGCAACAGCATGTGGCATTCGGGAACCCTTGCTGCGGCGAAGCAGGCGGTGCTTCTCGGCGTGCGCGCCGCGGCGTTCAGTGTGCGGGGCGGCTACGAACCAAGCGACTTCGAGCGCCTGGCTCCGTACCTGGACCAAGTCGTAGAACTCATCCTCGACGGCGATGCCGAAGGATTGCTCAACGTGAACTTTCCGACGTCGGAACCCCGCGGCATCAAATGGACTCGTCAATCGGTACGGCATTACGATGGCACCGTAACTCCCGCTCAAGACCCCTATGGCCAGCGGATCTACTGGTGCTCGGTTTCTCCACTGGAGCCGGCGGAAGAAGGCACGGACCGGCATGCTGTCGACGCGGGCTACACTTCCATCACTCCGCTGAGGCTGGATCTCACCGACGAAAAGGAACTCCACCGGCTGCAGTCGCTGAACCGCGGTCCGCGCTAA
- a CDS encoding alpha-amylase family glycosyl hydrolase has product MVHDEDTGEDVELGILAGSDTEFRSETLYFLVLDRFAVGNPDKVREEDEMFDPTHQDWHRYWGGDLQGVIDKLDYLQSFGVTAIWTTPLFEQVRSMTVGDTPRAPIHGYWTSDFKRINPRWMNDPSEKHLFDREDTVFDKLLVDLHGRGMKFVLDIVCNHSSPQTSEGKGRLYDDGKLVADFDNDVDHWYHHYGETQDWNDEWQVQNCELAGLATFNENNILFRNYIKDAIAMWIRKGVDALRVDTVKHMPLWFWQEFTADMTVANPNLFRFGEWIHSRPDDPRVTEFANKSGMSILDFAYCNAVQRCLAQNEEAGFQLVQQVLDQDGNYSGATELVTFIENHDLPRFQSLGASNEMMDLALVLLMTSRGVPCLYYGCEQYLHNDTNGGEDPYNRPMLENWEPTEATRRIGILAKERKRNQAFQWGCHWPKWVDADSYVYLRQYRDSYCLVFLNRGGDRTLRVDNVEFPDGDHECLITGQNVHVENGVAEVELPSLGSIVLSKRGRRVTAQTIIRLQVNGAPTQPGDRVVVVGDCPELGCWDLQKAYELQCVNSNTWFGELPLNESAGRVIGYKFVVFAADRQTPPQRENRAVRRRLVIPEGTAKWRDRWES; this is encoded by the coding sequence ATGGTTCATGACGAAGATACCGGAGAAGACGTTGAACTCGGCATCCTGGCTGGTTCCGACACCGAGTTCAGGTCGGAAACCCTTTACTTCCTTGTGCTAGATCGCTTCGCCGTTGGCAATCCGGACAAGGTCCGCGAAGAGGATGAGATGTTCGATCCAACCCATCAGGACTGGCATCGGTATTGGGGCGGTGACTTGCAGGGCGTGATCGACAAGCTGGATTATCTTCAGTCATTCGGGGTCACGGCGATTTGGACCACTCCGCTGTTCGAGCAGGTTCGGTCAATGACCGTGGGGGACACACCTCGTGCGCCCATCCACGGATACTGGACAAGCGATTTCAAACGCATCAATCCGCGTTGGATGAATGATCCCTCCGAAAAGCACCTATTCGATCGTGAGGACACCGTTTTCGACAAGCTGCTCGTTGACCTCCATGGTCGCGGAATGAAGTTCGTACTCGATATCGTCTGCAACCATAGTTCGCCGCAGACGAGCGAGGGCAAGGGGCGCCTTTACGACGACGGAAAGCTGGTTGCGGACTTCGACAACGATGTGGACCACTGGTATCATCACTACGGTGAAACGCAGGACTGGAACGACGAGTGGCAAGTGCAGAACTGCGAGCTCGCGGGCCTCGCCACCTTCAACGAGAATAACATTCTCTTCCGGAACTACATCAAGGATGCGATCGCCATGTGGATCAGGAAAGGGGTGGATGCCTTGCGGGTGGACACGGTGAAGCACATGCCTCTTTGGTTCTGGCAGGAGTTCACCGCTGACATGACCGTGGCAAATCCCAACCTTTTTCGCTTCGGCGAGTGGATCCATTCTCGCCCCGACGACCCGCGCGTAACGGAATTCGCCAACAAGTCCGGAATGAGCATCCTGGACTTCGCCTACTGCAATGCCGTCCAGCGTTGCCTCGCCCAGAATGAAGAAGCGGGCTTCCAACTGGTTCAACAGGTGCTCGATCAGGATGGAAACTACTCGGGGGCCACCGAACTTGTGACCTTCATTGAGAACCACGACCTGCCTCGTTTCCAATCCCTGGGTGCGTCCAACGAGATGATGGATCTGGCGCTGGTCTTGTTGATGACGTCGCGCGGCGTGCCTTGTCTCTACTACGGCTGCGAGCAGTACTTGCACAATGATACGAACGGCGGCGAGGATCCCTATAACCGGCCGATGCTGGAGAACTGGGAGCCTACCGAGGCAACGCGGCGAATCGGAATCCTAGCAAAGGAGAGGAAGCGCAACCAAGCTTTCCAGTGGGGATGTCACTGGCCGAAATGGGTCGATGCCGACTCCTACGTGTATCTAAGGCAGTATCGCGACTCCTACTGTCTTGTATTTTTGAACCGCGGCGGCGACCGGACCCTCCGGGTGGACAATGTGGAGTTCCCCGACGGAGACCATGAATGCTTAATTACTGGGCAGAACGTCCATGTTGAAAATGGGGTCGCCGAGGTGGAACTCCCATCGCTTGGGAGCATTGTCCTTTCCAAGCGTGGGAGAAGGGTCACGGCCCAGACAATCATTCGGCTCCAGGTGAATGGCGCGCCCACCCAGCCAGGCGACAGGGTCGTGGTCGTGGGTGATTGCCCGGAGCTCGGCTGCTGGGACCTCCAAAAGGCTTACGAATTGCAGTGCGTCAACTCCAACACGTGGTTTGGGGAACTGCCCCTGAATGAGTCCGCGGGAAGGGTGATCGGTTACAAGTTCGTGGTATTCGCCGCAGACCGGCAGACTCCTCCACAGCGTGAGAACCGAGCGGTACGGCGACGGCTTGTTATTCCGGAGGGAACGGCGAAGTGGCGCGACCGGTGGGAGAGCTGA
- a CDS encoding D-hexose-6-phosphate mutarotase, translating to MTEIFRAESVPGFPVHEIRHIRSRARVAHRGAQLLEWTPTGFDPVLYCSRRSVPVEDTAVRGGIPICWPWFADHPDCSSLPLHGFAQLMVWTHGYMETNDDEVRMGFWLEDDADTRDLWPHRFRLDLEICMGARLAMRLRMKNTGDSAFSAGGAFHPYFVVGGLEGLVVSGVTDAGYFDKTSGRFKAGDAGRLRIEGEVDRIYQTTGPVTLCDQTLGRRITVEGAGHRGTVVWNPGPEEAAKARDIAPGDYDHFVAVEPVLPQEVQVFLSPGEEHLMSLEVTIESTALSRAG from the coding sequence ATGACGGAAATTTTCAGAGCAGAATCAGTTCCCGGATTTCCGGTTCATGAGATCCGCCACATCCGTTCCCGGGCGCGGGTGGCTCACCGCGGCGCCCAGTTGCTGGAGTGGACGCCGACGGGATTTGATCCGGTCCTATATTGCAGCCGCCGCTCCGTTCCAGTGGAAGATACTGCGGTGAGGGGTGGCATTCCGATCTGCTGGCCGTGGTTTGCGGATCACCCGGACTGTTCCTCTCTTCCGCTCCATGGATTCGCGCAGTTGATGGTCTGGACCCATGGCTACATGGAGACGAACGACGATGAGGTCCGCATGGGATTCTGGCTTGAGGACGATGCCGACACGCGAGACCTGTGGCCTCATCGCTTCCGGCTCGATTTGGAGATTTGCATGGGAGCACGGCTTGCCATGAGGCTCCGGATGAAAAATACCGGGGACAGCGCCTTCTCGGCGGGGGGCGCGTTCCATCCCTATTTCGTCGTGGGAGGGTTGGAGGGACTCGTCGTTAGCGGCGTGACTGATGCAGGCTACTTCGACAAGACGAGCGGGCGCTTCAAGGCGGGTGATGCCGGTCGGCTCCGGATTGAGGGGGAGGTGGACCGAATCTATCAAACCACAGGGCCCGTTACGCTTTGCGACCAGACCCTCGGCAGGCGGATCACCGTCGAGGGGGCGGGACACAGGGGCACGGTCGTGTGGAATCCTGGGCCGGAAGAGGCCGCGAAGGCCCGCGACATCGCGCCAGGAGATTACGATCATTTCGTGGCGGTGGAGCCTGTGCTTCCACAAGAGGTGCAAGTGTTCCTCTCGCCCGGAGAAGAGCACTTGATGAGCTTAGAGGTGACCATCGAGAGTACTGCCTTATCCCGGGCGGGCTGA
- the ligD gene encoding DNA ligase D, whose translation MSRPAGSKRTPALTKYRDKRSFTATPEPSGKKGSKAGYSFVIQEHRARSHHFDFRLEMDGVLVSWAVPKGIPEDPETKGLAVHVEDHPLEYGRFEGEIPKGNYGAGTVKIWDNGTWEPKGRTWRGDYEKGKLKFYLHGTRLHGEYLIVRTEEPNWVLRKLSDAAPTKGASKLAKETPHFIPFQLAKVVPAVPAGPDWIHEIKLDGYRIQVIKAGGKVTIYTRNGHDWTNKFAALAKQVGKLSPKDFILDGEAVVFDAKGKTSFGLLQAAVGVRSRKQAGIEVGFVAFDLLHFDGFNLRPLPLAERLKWLDKLPLSDTGTIRRSKYWSEDAGADLFREACRLELEGIISKKLSQPYGPDLREWTKSKCRPRQEFVVCGYLPPKSSLPAFASLLLGTVENSKLVPRGKVGTGFTEDRRREVLAQLEPLRTNEPAFKVDERGVVWVQPRLVAEVEYAEITRDGSVRQASFIALREDKGARDVHLEGIQRARADAKGVKVHAITISHPERVVYPADGITKFQVAEYFERVGDLMMPFLKDRPLALLRAPSGVGGELFFQKSFNKGQPTNVFGKTLADGTETIFVKDVRGLVSLAQFGVIELHPWGAKYPQADKPDVLIWDLDPDAEVSWDEVKGAAFLLRDFLRTRGLEALVKTSGGKGLHIQLPLKPMYGWDVLKEFTKQVSAAVAAFNPPKFTTVISKSRRKGKIFIDYLRNGRGATCIAPWGLRARPRAPISMPVDWDDLATVTPAGFTIEEPPQMPQEWKDFTAQRITKAHLKELGLA comes from the coding sequence ATGTCCCGACCCGCCGGAAGCAAGCGCACGCCCGCTCTAACGAAGTATCGCGATAAGCGAAGCTTCACCGCCACACCTGAGCCGAGCGGCAAGAAGGGAAGCAAGGCTGGCTATTCGTTCGTCATTCAAGAGCATCGCGCCCGTAGTCATCATTTCGATTTCCGGCTTGAGATGGATGGGGTGCTCGTAAGCTGGGCTGTCCCAAAAGGTATCCCGGAAGATCCAGAAACAAAGGGTCTCGCCGTTCACGTAGAGGATCACCCCCTTGAATACGGCAGGTTCGAGGGTGAGATCCCCAAAGGCAACTATGGAGCCGGCACGGTGAAGATCTGGGACAATGGGACTTGGGAGCCGAAGGGGCGTACATGGCGGGGCGACTACGAGAAAGGCAAGCTGAAGTTCTATCTCCACGGCACGCGCCTCCACGGCGAATACCTCATCGTCCGCACCGAGGAGCCTAACTGGGTCTTGCGCAAGCTCTCCGATGCCGCTCCCACCAAGGGCGCATCCAAGCTCGCCAAGGAAACGCCTCACTTCATTCCGTTCCAGTTGGCGAAGGTGGTCCCCGCGGTTCCGGCGGGCCCTGACTGGATTCACGAAATCAAACTGGACGGCTACCGCATTCAGGTGATCAAGGCCGGCGGGAAGGTCACGATCTATACTCGCAATGGCCACGACTGGACCAACAAGTTCGCGGCACTTGCGAAGCAGGTCGGCAAGCTATCTCCGAAAGACTTCATCCTTGATGGTGAAGCGGTGGTTTTTGATGCGAAGGGGAAGACCAGTTTCGGTCTCCTGCAGGCGGCGGTCGGAGTCCGCTCCCGAAAACAGGCAGGGATCGAGGTCGGTTTTGTCGCTTTCGACCTCCTGCACTTCGATGGCTTTAATCTCCGGCCCCTGCCTTTGGCAGAGCGGCTGAAGTGGCTGGATAAGCTCCCTCTTTCTGACACCGGGACCATTCGACGCTCGAAGTATTGGAGCGAGGATGCGGGGGCTGACCTGTTCCGGGAGGCCTGTCGGCTGGAACTGGAGGGCATCATCTCGAAGAAGCTGAGCCAGCCATACGGTCCTGACCTTCGCGAATGGACCAAGAGCAAGTGTCGCCCGCGGCAGGAGTTCGTGGTCTGCGGATATCTGCCGCCGAAGAGCTCGCTACCTGCATTCGCATCGTTGCTGCTGGGAACCGTTGAGAACAGCAAGCTGGTGCCCCGCGGAAAGGTCGGCACCGGCTTTACCGAGGACAGGCGTCGCGAGGTCCTGGCACAACTGGAACCCCTCCGCACCAATGAGCCCGCATTCAAGGTGGACGAGCGGGGCGTCGTCTGGGTGCAGCCGCGGCTTGTCGCTGAGGTGGAGTATGCCGAGATCACCCGGGACGGCTCGGTGCGCCAGGCCAGTTTCATCGCCTTGCGCGAGGATAAGGGTGCGCGGGACGTTCACCTCGAAGGAATCCAGCGCGCCCGCGCTGATGCTAAAGGAGTCAAAGTCCACGCCATCACCATCAGCCATCCGGAGCGAGTCGTTTACCCGGCGGATGGGATCACGAAATTCCAGGTCGCGGAATACTTCGAGCGGGTGGGCGATCTCATGATGCCCTTTTTAAAGGATCGGCCACTAGCCCTGCTCCGCGCTCCCAGTGGCGTGGGTGGCGAACTGTTTTTCCAGAAGTCATTCAACAAAGGACAGCCAACCAACGTCTTCGGCAAGACCCTCGCCGACGGAACAGAAACAATCTTCGTGAAAGATGTCCGGGGGCTCGTGTCACTCGCGCAGTTCGGAGTCATCGAATTGCATCCATGGGGCGCGAAATATCCTCAAGCTGACAAGCCCGACGTTCTCATTTGGGATCTCGACCCGGATGCCGAGGTTAGCTGGGACGAGGTGAAGGGCGCCGCGTTCCTGCTCCGCGACTTTCTCCGCACGCGCGGCTTGGAAGCTCTGGTGAAGACCTCCGGAGGCAAAGGCTTGCACATCCAACTTCCACTGAAGCCCATGTATGGATGGGACGTGTTGAAAGAGTTCACGAAGCAAGTCTCAGCAGCAGTGGCTGCCTTCAATCCGCCGAAGTTCACGACCGTAATTTCCAAGAGTCGCCGGAAAGGTAAGATCTTCATCGACTACCTCAGGAATGGCCGTGGCGCTACGTGCATTGCACCGTGGGGGCTTCGAGCGCGTCCGAGAGCACCGATCTCAATGCCCGTTGACTGGGATGATCTCGCAACCGTCACACCGGCTGGCTTTACCATCGAGGAACCGCCGCAAATGCCGCAAGAGTGGAAGGATTTCACGGCGCAGCGGATCACGAAAGCACATCTCAAAGAGTTGGGACTGGCATGA